In a single window of the Pseudogemmatithrix spongiicola genome:
- a CDS encoding OmpA family protein: MRIALLPLTLAALIASGCGRLGLAKSPSPAPTSAAAASAGSTRGASRPAGLVEASQMDSAVAARRLGLVSAGQRVSTAEVGYYIDVQEAKFRQLRIPDLQIERAREAITMRLGATASFAVGSARLAPEARAHLATIAGVLRDYQASVVTVIGHTDDSGAAAVNQSLSEQRALAVVEALRGGGVASGRLLAVGMGARRPIASNATPAGRDANRRVELRIVVVQ; this comes from the coding sequence ATGCGGATCGCGCTGCTTCCGCTCACGCTCGCGGCACTCATCGCGTCCGGCTGCGGCCGCCTCGGCCTGGCGAAGTCGCCGTCGCCCGCCCCTACGTCCGCTGCAGCGGCATCCGCGGGATCGACGCGCGGCGCGTCGCGGCCCGCCGGTCTCGTCGAAGCGTCGCAGATGGACTCCGCCGTCGCAGCGCGCCGCCTCGGCCTCGTCTCGGCGGGCCAGCGCGTGTCGACCGCCGAGGTGGGGTACTACATCGACGTGCAGGAGGCCAAGTTCCGGCAGCTGCGCATCCCCGACCTGCAGATCGAACGTGCGCGGGAAGCGATCACGATGCGCCTCGGTGCGACGGCGTCATTCGCGGTCGGCAGCGCACGGCTCGCCCCGGAGGCGCGGGCGCATCTCGCGACCATCGCCGGCGTGCTGCGCGACTATCAAGCGAGCGTCGTGACGGTCATCGGGCATACGGATGACTCAGGCGCGGCTGCCGTGAACCAGTCGCTCTCGGAGCAGCGTGCGCTGGCGGTCGTGGAGGCGCTGCGTGGCGGCGGCGTGGCGTCCGGACGCTTGCTCGCCGTCGGCATGGGCGCGCGACGGCCGATTGCCAGCAATGCGACGCCGGCGGGACGCGATGCCAACCGGCGTGTGGAGCTGCGGATCGTCGTCGTCCAGTGA
- a CDS encoding EAL domain-containing protein has translation MKPRDGTLVRVALTGLVGVVALAAVFTAMLYRSSVGADERAVAALAEALGGRAESMILDARTLLQGFEQLPHRRCGPAHLAALQDAAIGRPHIRAIGYWRAADRLCGVGFLAGEGLRPPRADRIYDSGVIAWWPKPATRVGGVQLFLMRFGDHDVALDPHALLDVGPLEGRQAGLWVEGLRLTARPDTAVLPDPASLPVGLTMDREGARVIARFSRPGEMPIDIVAVEPLGQFWSRYRGAVLGGSALGVGLLGLWLYVLLRYTRHRLSRTTQLREAIAKDRIAAVYQPIVDLETGRCIGAEVLARWTTERDERVPPDVFVALAEKEGLITDLTLAVLHKALRELGPWLATRPELALAVNLGSQDLHDPRFIDALPRALEAAGLPPTAIKLEITERALVDTELARARIAEFRARGHAVAVDDFGTGYSSLAYLASFSLDQLKIDKAFVEAIGTGAATSHVVVHVIEMARSLKLRMVAEGVEEEAQASWLRHQGVEFVQGFLYSRPVDAREFQAFVEGTSA, from the coding sequence GTGAAGCCGCGCGACGGCACGCTCGTCCGGGTCGCGCTGACCGGACTCGTTGGCGTGGTCGCGCTCGCGGCCGTGTTCACCGCGATGCTCTACCGCAGTTCCGTCGGCGCCGACGAACGCGCCGTGGCGGCGCTGGCCGAAGCCCTGGGCGGGCGCGCCGAGTCCATGATCCTCGATGCACGCACGCTGCTGCAGGGCTTCGAGCAGCTGCCGCATCGCCGCTGCGGTCCGGCGCACCTCGCCGCGCTGCAGGACGCGGCCATCGGGCGGCCGCACATCCGCGCGATCGGCTACTGGCGGGCCGCCGATCGCCTGTGCGGCGTCGGCTTCCTCGCCGGCGAGGGCCTTCGGCCGCCGAGGGCGGATCGCATTTATGATTCCGGCGTGATTGCCTGGTGGCCGAAGCCGGCCACGCGCGTGGGTGGCGTGCAGCTGTTCCTGATGCGTTTCGGCGACCACGACGTGGCGCTCGACCCGCATGCGCTGCTCGATGTCGGACCGCTCGAGGGTCGCCAGGCGGGCCTCTGGGTGGAAGGCCTGCGCCTGACGGCACGTCCCGACACGGCCGTGCTGCCGGATCCCGCCTCGCTCCCGGTCGGCCTGACGATGGATCGCGAGGGGGCGCGTGTGATTGCGCGCTTCTCGCGCCCGGGCGAGATGCCGATCGACATCGTCGCGGTGGAGCCGCTGGGCCAGTTCTGGAGCCGTTACCGCGGCGCCGTCCTCGGTGGCTCGGCGCTAGGCGTCGGACTGCTCGGACTGTGGCTCTACGTGCTGCTGCGCTATACGCGGCACCGCCTCAGCCGCACGACGCAGCTCCGCGAGGCCATCGCCAAAGATCGCATCGCCGCGGTCTACCAACCCATCGTCGACCTGGAAACGGGTCGGTGCATCGGGGCGGAAGTCCTCGCGCGCTGGACCACCGAGCGTGACGAGCGCGTGCCGCCGGATGTGTTTGTCGCGCTGGCCGAGAAGGAGGGACTGATCACCGATCTCACGCTCGCCGTGCTGCACAAGGCGTTGCGGGAGCTTGGGCCCTGGCTCGCGACGCGGCCCGAGCTGGCGCTGGCCGTGAACCTCGGGTCGCAGGACCTGCACGATCCGCGGTTCATCGATGCCTTGCCGAGGGCGCTGGAGGCCGCCGGCCTGCCGCCGACGGCAATCAAGCTCGAGATCACCGAGCGCGCGTTGGTGGATACGGAGCTCGCCCGCGCGCGGATCGCGGAGTTCCGCGCGCGCGGCCACGCCGTGGCGGTCGATGACTTCGGGACGGGCTATTCCAGCCTCGCGTACCTGGCGAGCTTCTCGTTGGATCAGCTCAAGATTGACAAGGCCTTCGTCGAGGCCATCGGCACGGGGGCAGCCACCAGCCACGTCGTAGTGCATGTTATTGAAATGGCCCGCTCGTTGAAGCTCCGGATGGTCGCCGAAGGCGTCGAGGAGGAGGCGCAGGCCTCGTGGTTGCGCCATCAGGGGGTGGAGTTCGTGCAAGGGTTCCTCTACAGTCGCCCTGTCGACGCGCGCGAGTTCCAGGCTTTCGTCGAGGGAACCTCCGCATAA
- a CDS encoding class I SAM-dependent methyltransferase: MARGARGSAGTTPPGDWWRSYFDAGYLDEYSPVFDLIEERRQVARLTELLALPHGARVLDLACGQGRHAHLLAEAGFNVDGLDYSRDMLKAAKARGTGKTLRYTRGDMRRLPLRWTRRFDGVVNLFTSFGFFDDPADDARVLKQVARMLKRGGVFIWQGGNRDALTDRFLRGDAWTTAEGTAVRQDRHFDPRSGFLTIESTWTRRRKVERRTHRIRLYTATHLEALLQDAGLTVTGVYDGFREGPLTRGSHEMLLVARRGPPR, encoded by the coding sequence ATGGCCCGCGGCGCACGTGGCAGCGCTGGGACGACGCCACCGGGGGACTGGTGGCGTTCGTATTTCGACGCGGGCTATCTCGACGAGTACTCACCGGTCTTCGACCTCATCGAGGAGCGCCGTCAGGTCGCGCGCCTCACCGAGTTGCTCGCGCTGCCGCACGGGGCGCGCGTGCTCGACCTCGCCTGCGGGCAGGGCCGCCACGCGCATCTGTTGGCCGAGGCGGGCTTCAACGTGGACGGCCTCGACTACTCGCGTGACATGCTCAAGGCCGCCAAGGCACGCGGCACAGGCAAGACGCTGCGCTACACGCGCGGCGATATGCGCCGCTTGCCGCTGCGCTGGACCCGTCGATTCGACGGCGTGGTGAATCTCTTCACGAGCTTCGGGTTCTTTGACGATCCGGCGGACGACGCCAGGGTGCTCAAGCAGGTGGCGCGGATGCTCAAGCGAGGCGGCGTCTTCATCTGGCAGGGCGGCAATCGCGATGCGCTGACCGACCGCTTCCTGCGCGGCGACGCGTGGACCACGGCCGAGGGTACGGCGGTGCGGCAGGATCGCCACTTCGACCCGCGCAGTGGCTTCCTGACCATCGAGTCCACGTGGACTCGGCGTCGGAAGGTGGAGCGGCGGACGCACCGCATCCGGCTCTACACGGCGACGCACCTCGAGGCGCTGCTGCAAGATGCCGGGCTCACGGTGACCGGCGTGTACGACGGATTCCGCGAGGGCCCGCTGACGCGCGGCTCACACGAGATGCTCCTCGTCGCCCGGCGCGGACCGCCGCGGTGA
- a CDS encoding acyl-CoA mutase large subunit family protein: protein MTSISDLDPTLAQMQAELDTLRKELAQWRARYDKGEVRDIAYTNSEKEVAPLYTAMDLEGSGGTAFEVPGVYPFTRGIHPTGYRGKLWTMRQFAGFGSARETNERYKFLLKNGTTGLSVAFDFPTLMGYDSDHPRSEGEVGKCGVAISSLADMEQLFEGIPLDQVSTSMTINGPAIILWCFYIAAAEKQGVKPEQLRGTIQNDILKEYMAQHAWCFPIEPALRLIVDMFEYGSEHVPQWNTISISGYHIREAGSTAAQELAFTLADGFTYVERGIARGLDVDDFAPRLSFFWDIHNDFFEEIAKLRAARRIWARHMKEKYGAKNPRSWIMRFHSQTAGVTLTAQQPMNNIVRVAYQAMAAVLGGTQSLHTNSMDETLALPTEHAVEVALRTQQVLAYETGVPNVIDPLGGSYYVEKLTDDMEREAEALFAQIEEQGGVVPGLETGWFQRKIAESAARQQWEIEQHRRVIVGVNAFENDESALTIPLLKIDEQAARDQADALARLRQTRDNAACEAKLARLREAARGTENVVPFILDCARSYCTLYEIRAALEDVFGAYREPVFF from the coding sequence ATGACCTCGATTTCCGATCTCGACCCGACGCTGGCCCAGATGCAGGCCGAGCTCGATACGCTCCGCAAGGAACTCGCGCAGTGGCGCGCCCGCTACGACAAGGGTGAGGTGCGCGACATCGCGTACACCAACTCCGAGAAGGAAGTCGCGCCGCTCTATACGGCGATGGATCTCGAGGGCTCGGGCGGCACGGCCTTCGAGGTGCCGGGCGTGTATCCGTTCACGCGCGGCATCCATCCCACGGGCTACCGCGGCAAGCTCTGGACCATGCGCCAGTTCGCCGGCTTCGGCTCGGCCCGCGAGACCAACGAGCGCTACAAGTTCCTGCTCAAGAACGGCACGACGGGCCTCTCGGTGGCCTTCGACTTCCCGACGCTGATGGGCTACGACTCCGATCACCCGCGCTCGGAAGGCGAGGTGGGCAAGTGTGGTGTCGCCATCAGCTCGCTGGCCGACATGGAGCAGCTCTTCGAGGGCATCCCGCTGGACCAGGTGTCCACGTCGATGACGATCAACGGGCCGGCGATCATCCTGTGGTGCTTCTACATCGCGGCGGCCGAGAAGCAGGGCGTGAAGCCCGAGCAACTCCGGGGGACGATCCAGAATGACATCCTCAAGGAGTACATGGCGCAGCACGCCTGGTGCTTCCCGATCGAGCCCGCGCTGCGGTTGATCGTCGACATGTTCGAGTACGGCTCCGAGCACGTGCCGCAGTGGAACACCATTTCCATCTCGGGCTACCACATCCGCGAGGCGGGGAGCACGGCGGCGCAGGAACTGGCCTTCACGCTGGCCGACGGCTTCACGTACGTGGAGCGGGGCATCGCCCGCGGGCTGGACGTGGACGACTTCGCGCCGCGCCTCTCGTTCTTCTGGGACATCCACAACGACTTCTTCGAGGAGATCGCCAAGCTGCGCGCGGCGCGCCGCATCTGGGCGCGGCACATGAAGGAGAAGTACGGCGCCAAGAATCCGCGCTCGTGGATCATGCGCTTCCACTCGCAGACCGCCGGCGTGACGCTCACGGCGCAGCAGCCGATGAACAACATCGTGCGCGTGGCCTACCAGGCCATGGCCGCGGTGCTCGGCGGCACGCAGTCGCTGCACACCAACTCCATGGACGAGACGCTGGCGCTGCCCACCGAGCACGCCGTGGAGGTCGCGCTGCGTACCCAGCAGGTGCTGGCCTACGAGACGGGCGTGCCGAACGTGATCGATCCGCTGGGCGGCTCGTACTACGTGGAGAAGCTCACCGACGACATGGAGCGGGAGGCGGAGGCGCTGTTCGCGCAGATCGAGGAGCAGGGCGGGGTGGTGCCGGGCCTCGAGACGGGGTGGTTCCAGCGCAAGATCGCCGAGAGCGCGGCGCGGCAGCAGTGGGAGATCGAGCAGCACCGCCGCGTGATCGTCGGCGTGAACGCGTTCGAGAACGACGAGTCGGCGCTGACGATTCCCCTGCTCAAGATCGACGAGCAGGCGGCGCGCGACCAGGCCGACGCGCTGGCCCGGCTGCGCCAGACGCGCGACAACGCCGCCTGCGAGGCGAAGCTTGCGCGGCTGCGCGAGGCGGCCCGCGGGACGGAGAACGTGGTGCCGTTCATCCTCGACTGCGCGCGCAGCTACTGCACGCTGTATGAGATCCGCGCGGCCCTGGAAGACGTGTTCGGCGCGTACCGCGAGCCCGTATTCTTCTGA
- the meaB gene encoding methylmalonyl Co-A mutase-associated GTPase MeaB: protein MNETLLADLFNGRKVAMARAVSIIEDRRRGWEALLAACHPRVGTARRVGITGPPGAGKSTLTTLLAEAYLAQGLRVGVVAVDPTSPFTGGALLGDRVRMERVALHENVFIRSMATRGSLGGLASATREVCDVLDAAGVDRILVETVGVGQSELDIARLADTSAVVLVPESGDSIQTLKAGVMEIADLFVVNKADRPGADRLRNDIELMLGLRTGATMRDVPAHHGVDLKRLNPAKVAREAAKANDEQSWTPPVLRTIGATGEGVPEFMDALERHFAYLEASGTLQRRRRARLRERVVEAVEQRLRARLWRDAAVNEWLDGRIPALERGETTPLAEAEALIKRAVAAGTLTGTD from the coding sequence GTGAACGAGACGCTGCTGGCAGACCTGTTCAACGGCCGCAAGGTGGCGATGGCCCGTGCGGTCAGCATCATCGAGGACCGGCGCCGCGGCTGGGAGGCTCTGCTCGCCGCCTGCCACCCGCGGGTGGGGACGGCGCGGCGCGTGGGTATCACGGGGCCGCCGGGAGCGGGGAAGTCCACGCTCACGACCTTGCTCGCCGAGGCCTACCTGGCGCAGGGACTGCGCGTGGGCGTGGTGGCGGTGGATCCGACGTCGCCGTTCACCGGCGGTGCGCTGCTTGGCGACCGCGTGCGCATGGAGCGCGTCGCGCTGCACGAGAACGTCTTCATCCGGTCGATGGCGACGCGCGGGTCGCTCGGCGGCCTCGCATCGGCCACGCGTGAGGTCTGCGACGTGCTCGATGCCGCCGGGGTGGATCGCATCCTCGTCGAAACCGTTGGCGTGGGCCAGAGCGAACTCGATATCGCGCGGCTGGCGGATACCAGCGCGGTGGTGCTCGTCCCCGAGAGCGGCGATTCCATCCAGACGCTCAAGGCGGGCGTGATGGAGATTGCCGATCTGTTCGTCGTCAACAAGGCCGACCGCCCTGGGGCAGATCGCCTGCGCAACGACATCGAGTTGATGCTCGGCCTCCGCACGGGTGCGACGATGCGTGACGTGCCGGCACACCACGGCGTGGACTTGAAGCGCCTGAACCCGGCAAAGGTCGCGCGCGAGGCCGCCAAGGCGAACGACGAGCAATCCTGGACGCCGCCGGTGCTGCGGACGATCGGCGCCACGGGAGAAGGCGTCCCCGAGTTCATGGACGCCCTCGAACGGCACTTTGCGTATCTTGAAGCCAGTGGGACGCTCCAGCGCCGGCGCCGCGCGCGGTTGCGCGAGCGCGTGGTGGAAGCGGTGGAACAGCGGTTGCGCGCGCGGCTGTGGCGCGACGCCGCGGTGAACGAGTGGCTGGACGGCCGGATTCCCGCGCTGGAGCGCGGGGAGACGACGCCGCTCGCCGAGGCGGAGGCGCTGATCAAGCGGGCCGTCGCGGCAGGAACCCTGACCGGGACTGACTGA
- a CDS encoding CNNM domain-containing protein: MSSLWPLILLVGVVGVLTTAATALRTVSRIWLRHWAEQRLAGAGTAALYLERPQRLLIAAGAGIAGTVYTLGAVLGLQQGDRGFSLAQTLVVAAAMLLVFGQLVPRAIARRWPAESLPVVLPLLRVVEGLTQPLARVAMRLVSRWAGPSAAAPETPGDVLEDLLREGELEGVGAAEEREIISGVVEFGDTRVSAVMTARADIVAVERTARADHVAQLVAQSKYSRLPIYDGTIDHVVGMVTSWDVIARPEAPLRAPRPVAVATPDEPCHALMTRMLRDRRHLAIVRGAAGETLGLVTLEDLVEEFVGEIQDEHDDPVTDA, encoded by the coding sequence ATGAGCTCGCTGTGGCCGCTGATCCTGTTGGTTGGCGTGGTGGGGGTGCTCACCACGGCGGCGACGGCGCTGCGCACCGTGAGTCGCATCTGGCTGCGCCACTGGGCCGAGCAGCGCCTCGCGGGCGCCGGAACCGCTGCGCTGTACCTCGAGCGTCCGCAGCGGTTGCTCATCGCGGCGGGCGCGGGCATCGCCGGCACCGTGTACACGCTGGGCGCGGTGCTGGGCTTGCAGCAGGGCGATCGCGGGTTCTCGCTCGCGCAGACGCTCGTCGTCGCCGCGGCGATGCTCTTGGTGTTCGGGCAGCTGGTGCCCCGAGCGATTGCCCGCCGCTGGCCGGCGGAGTCGCTGCCCGTGGTGCTGCCGCTGCTGCGGGTGGTGGAAGGGCTCACGCAGCCGCTGGCGCGCGTCGCCATGCGGCTGGTATCCCGCTGGGCGGGCCCCAGTGCGGCCGCGCCGGAAACGCCCGGTGACGTGCTCGAGGACTTGCTGCGCGAGGGCGAGCTCGAGGGCGTGGGCGCCGCCGAGGAGCGCGAGATCATCAGCGGCGTGGTCGAGTTCGGCGATACCCGCGTGTCGGCCGTCATGACGGCGCGCGCGGACATCGTCGCCGTGGAGCGGACGGCCCGCGCCGATCATGTGGCGCAGCTCGTGGCGCAGTCCAAGTACTCGCGGCTCCCCATCTACGACGGCACCATCGACCACGTGGTCGGCATGGTGACGAGCTGGGACGTCATCGCGCGGCCCGAGGCGCCGTTGCGCGCCCCGCGGCCGGTGGCCGTCGCGACGCCCGACGAACCCTGCCACGCGCTGATGACGCGCATGCTGCGCGACAGACGGCACCTGGCCATCGTGCGTGGGGCCGCCGGCGAGACGCTGGGCCTGGTGACGCTCGAAGACCTCGTCGAGGAGTTCGTCGGCGAGATCCAGGATGAACACGACGATCCGGTGACCGACGCGTGA
- a CDS encoding hemolysin family protein, with protein sequence MTLLAGFIALAAATLAALCAFADGALLGLDADEPPSDARTRALLDRRERAHRALAFGRIVAQLVSGAATTVALLATGWFPAAWATPGIVVAGVALLAITEVGARAAGDAAGSRGLARVGAVVEAVEWIGAPVVTFGRWADDALMALLPPPTPDDEDHDDAVERFREVVAAEADVSPQEEVLIHGVFSLGDTKVSSIMVPRVDIVGLEKDTPWSEVVDRVRSARHARLVVYDGTLDEVVGILYAKDLLPALLADEEPAAGWQSLVKPAPFVPESKTVEAQLREFRSTHRHLAIVADEFGGTAGLVTLEDVLELIIGDIQDEGDAELPEVERGENGRLWVAAEVSLERLSELTDRDWTRGDVATVGGLLMEVLGRVPKPGEAIVLDGYKLVAERVVRRRVHRVYLEPEPVTAPPEGA encoded by the coding sequence GTGACGCTGCTGGCGGGATTCATCGCCCTCGCGGCGGCGACGCTCGCGGCGCTCTGTGCCTTCGCGGACGGGGCGCTGCTCGGGTTGGATGCCGACGAGCCTCCGAGTGATGCGCGCACCCGCGCCCTGCTTGACCGGCGCGAGCGTGCGCATCGGGCCTTGGCCTTCGGGCGCATCGTCGCGCAACTCGTGAGCGGCGCGGCGACGACGGTCGCGTTGCTGGCCACGGGCTGGTTTCCGGCCGCGTGGGCGACGCCGGGGATCGTCGTAGCGGGCGTGGCGCTGCTCGCGATCACCGAGGTCGGCGCGCGCGCCGCGGGTGATGCCGCCGGCTCGCGCGGGCTCGCCCGCGTCGGCGCCGTGGTGGAAGCCGTGGAATGGATCGGGGCGCCGGTGGTGACCTTCGGACGCTGGGCAGACGACGCACTGATGGCGCTGCTGCCGCCGCCGACGCCGGACGATGAGGACCACGACGATGCCGTGGAGCGGTTCCGCGAAGTGGTGGCCGCCGAGGCGGATGTGTCGCCGCAGGAGGAAGTGCTGATCCACGGCGTCTTCTCGCTCGGCGACACCAAGGTCTCGTCGATCATGGTGCCGCGCGTCGACATCGTCGGGCTCGAGAAGGATACGCCGTGGAGCGAAGTCGTCGACCGCGTGCGCAGCGCGCGCCACGCGCGCCTCGTGGTCTACGACGGGACGCTCGACGAAGTGGTCGGCATCCTGTACGCCAAGGACCTGCTGCCGGCGCTCCTCGCCGATGAAGAGCCCGCGGCGGGCTGGCAGTCGCTCGTGAAGCCGGCGCCGTTCGTGCCGGAGTCGAAGACCGTGGAAGCCCAGCTGCGCGAGTTCCGCAGCACGCATCGGCACCTGGCGATCGTCGCGGATGAGTTCGGGGGCACGGCGGGCCTCGTGACGCTCGAAGACGTGCTGGAGCTCATCATCGGCGACATCCAGGACGAAGGCGACGCCGAGCTGCCCGAGGTGGAGCGCGGTGAGAACGGCCGGCTGTGGGTGGCGGCGGAAGTGTCGTTGGAGCGTCTGTCGGAGCTCACGGACCGCGACTGGACGCGCGGCGATGTCGCAACCGTCGGTGGCCTGCTGATGGAGGTGCTCGGGCGCGTGCCCAAGCCCGGCGAGGCGATTGTCCTGGACGGCTACAAGCTGGTCGCCGAGCGTGTGGTGCGGCGGCGTGTGCATCGCGTGTATCTCGAGCCGGAGCCGGTCACGGCGCCGCCGGAGGGCGCATGA
- the ybeY gene encoding rRNA maturation RNase YbeY, which translates to MSLRRPKAATALRVVVNREGLRVPVASARLGDAVERVLRAEKVRNALVSVTLMTPRQMAALNREHLGHSGPTDIITFGFRDPAGAVIGDVYICPAVAQENAKAFGVPLREELLRLAVHGALHVLGYEHPEGEARTRSPMWKRQERLLRQVLAA; encoded by the coding sequence GTGAGCCTGCGCCGTCCGAAGGCCGCCACCGCGTTGCGTGTCGTCGTGAACCGCGAGGGGCTGCGCGTGCCCGTCGCATCGGCACGCCTGGGCGATGCCGTGGAACGCGTGCTGCGCGCCGAGAAGGTGCGGAACGCCTTGGTCAGCGTGACCCTCATGACGCCACGGCAGATGGCGGCCCTCAACCGCGAGCACCTCGGCCACAGCGGTCCCACGGACATCATCACGTTCGGGTTCCGCGATCCCGCGGGCGCCGTGATCGGCGACGTGTATATCTGCCCGGCCGTGGCGCAGGAGAACGCCAAGGCCTTCGGCGTGCCGCTGCGCGAGGAACTCCTGCGCCTTGCGGTGCACGGGGCGCTGCATGTGCTCGGCTACGAGCACCCCGAGGGTGAGGCGCGCACGCGCTCGCCCATGTGGAAGCGTCAGGAGCGTCTCCTCCGGCAGGTGCTCGCCGCGTGA